The following coding sequences lie in one Rhinolophus ferrumequinum isolate MPI-CBG mRhiFer1 chromosome 14, mRhiFer1_v1.p, whole genome shotgun sequence genomic window:
- the KLHL38 gene encoding kelch-like protein 38 isoform X2, with protein sequence MLPRGTSSPLCRMNESSPDGLLFNDHDFSSELLRQLNGFRQNSILTDVSICAGAWEVPCHRNVLASSSPYFRAMFCSNFRESSEAKVQLKGVNSMTLDQIVLYVYTGAVHITADNVLPLMEAASMLQYPKLFEACSSYLQSQLTPSNCLGMIRLSEILSCKTLKKKAREVALTYFPEVSASADLKELCALELRDYLGDDGLCGEEEKVFEALMVWIKHDLQARKRYMQDLFRLVRLQYIHPAFFHHFIANDALLQSSPSCQVILETAKRQMFPLYGATSAPDLQPPWHIPPRNSYQDFLILLGGRKDNQQTTRDVLLYNRQTGQWQSLAKLPTRLYKAAAVSLHRSVYVLGGMAVGAQKSVPSHNVYVFSLKLNQWSLGQPMLAARYSHRSTAHKNFIFSIGGIGEGQEVMGSMERFDSICNVWESVASMPVEVLHPAVAVKDQRLYLFGGEDIMQNPVRLIQVNGWSFPLCLSHFQKHMVQNGDENDQECVCPCSGAWGADCHRGRLHTEDSSL encoded by the coding sequence ATGCTCCCTCGTGGGACTTCTTCCCCTCTTTGCAGGATGAATGAGTCATCGCCAGATGGGCTGCTCTTCAACGACCATGACTTCTCCTCCGAATTGTTGAGGCAGCTCAATGGCTTCAGACAAAACAGCATCCTGACTGATGTGAGCATCTGTGCTGGGGCCTGGGAGGTCCCCTGCCACCGAAATGTGCTGGCCTCCAGCAGCCCTTACTTCAGGGCCATGTTCTGCAGCAACTTCCGGGAGAGCAGTGAGGCCAAAGTCCAGCTGAAGGGCGTCAACTCCATGACTCTGGACCAGATCGTCCTGTATGTGTACACCGGGGCGGTGCACATCACAGCTGACAACGTTCTGCCTTTGATGGAAGCCGCCTCCATGCTTCAGTACCCCAAGCTGTTTGAGGCCTGCTCCTCCTACCTCCAGAGCCAGCTGACCCCCAGCAACTGCCTGGGCATGATCAGACTCTCTGAGATCTTAAGTTGCAAGACCCTCAAGAAGAAAGCCAGGGAGGTGGCCCTGACGTACTTCCCAGAGGTGTCCGCATCGGCGGACCTGAAGGAGCTCTGTGCTTTGGAACTGAGGGACTACCTGGGAGATGACGGGCTctgtggggaggaagagaaggtgtTTGAGGCCCTCATGGTTTGGATCAAGCATGACCTCCAGGCCCGGAAACGATACATGCAGGACCTGTTCCGGCTGGTCAGGCTTCAGTACATCCATCCGGCCTTCTTCCACCACTTCATTGCCAATGACGCTCTCCTGCAGTCCTCGCCTTCATGCCAGGTCATCTTGGAGACAGCCAAGAGGCAGATGTTTCCTTTGTATGGCGCCACCAGTGCCCCAGACCTCCAACCTCCGTGGCACATCCCCCCAAGAAACTCTTACCAAGACTTCCTCATCCTCTTGGGTGGAAGGAAGGACAACCAGCAGACCACCCGGGACGTTCTGCTGTACAACAGGCAGACTGGCCAATGGCAGAGCCTGGCCAAGCTCCCGACCCGGCTGTACAAGGCGGCGGCCGTCTCCTTGCACCGCAGCGTGTACGTGCTGGGAGGCATGGCTGTCGGCGCACAGAAGAGTGTACCCAGTCACAATGTCTACGTCTTCTCTCTGAAGCTCAATCAGTGGAGCCTGGGGCAGCCCATGCTGGCGGCCCGCTACTCCCACCGAAGCACTGCCCATAAGAACTTCATCTTCTCCATCGGGGGCATTGGAGAAGGGCAGGAGGTCATGGGCTCCATGGAGAGATTCGACAGCATCTGCAACGTCTGGGAGAGCGTGGCCAGCATGCCAGTGGAGGTTCTCCACCCTGCAGTCGCTGTGAAAGACCAAAGACTCTACCTTTTCGGGGGAGAGGACATTATGCAGAACCCTGTGCGCCTCATCCAGGTAAATGGCTGGTCCTTCCCGTTGT